Proteins from a single region of Geothrix sp. PMB-07:
- a CDS encoding flagellar basal body rod C-terminal domain-containing protein has translation MDVAGIALSGLRASSAGLAVQANNVANQLSGGYKAKRADLVAEASGGVRVSGVSEDPTPAGPEGSNVDLATETVQGMGFDLMYKANLKVLKSQDELTKATLDLKA, from the coding sequence ATGGACGTTGCAGGCATCGCACTCTCCGGTCTTCGCGCTTCCAGCGCTGGATTGGCTGTGCAGGCCAACAACGTGGCCAACCAGTTGTCTGGCGGATACAAGGCTAAGCGCGCAGACCTGGTGGCTGAAGCCTCGGGGGGGGTGCGGGTGTCGGGTGTCTCAGAAGACCCCACACCCGCCGGCCCCGAAGGCTCGAATGTCGATCTCGCCACTGAAACGGTGCAGGGCATGGGCTTTGACCTGATGTACAAAGCCAATCTGAAGGTCCTTAAATCCCAGGATGAGCTGACGAAGGCGACTCTGGACTTGAAGGCCTAA
- a CDS encoding tetratricopeptide repeat protein, producing MKTHHALFVLPALCLTAQAPDPAAKIDGSTPLETLTALATAGRADAQFVLGLRHHEGAGMPVNEAEAASWWRKGAEQKHSACQYNLGVLILNGRGVAKDEKAGVALVRAAAEQAYHPAEKSLGQLYEFGDGGLGKDLVEAVRWYRKAAEGGDADAQYRVGWAYQQGKGGLPKDASEAVVWFRRSAQQGFPTALLNLGLHHEEGLGTAKNASMAFDCFSKAAEKGLASAQQKVGYCYATGTGTSQDLVRAEYWWKKAAAQGDQVSRNNLEQLKAMKAAKARR from the coding sequence ATGAAGACCCATCACGCCCTGTTCGTGTTGCCCGCCCTCTGCCTGACGGCCCAGGCGCCAGATCCGGCCGCCAAGATCGATGGCAGCACGCCCCTCGAGACCCTCACCGCGCTGGCCACCGCGGGTCGCGCCGATGCGCAGTTCGTGTTGGGGCTGCGCCACCACGAGGGCGCAGGCATGCCCGTGAACGAGGCGGAAGCGGCCAGCTGGTGGCGCAAGGGCGCCGAGCAGAAACACTCCGCCTGCCAGTACAACCTGGGCGTGCTGATCCTGAACGGGCGGGGCGTGGCGAAGGATGAGAAGGCGGGCGTGGCCCTGGTGCGCGCCGCCGCGGAGCAGGCCTACCACCCGGCGGAGAAATCCCTGGGCCAACTCTACGAGTTCGGCGACGGGGGCCTCGGCAAGGATCTGGTGGAGGCGGTGCGCTGGTACCGCAAGGCCGCCGAGGGGGGCGATGCGGATGCGCAGTACCGCGTGGGCTGGGCCTACCAGCAGGGGAAGGGCGGGCTGCCCAAGGATGCCTCCGAAGCGGTGGTCTGGTTCCGCCGCTCGGCCCAGCAGGGCTTTCCCACCGCGCTGCTGAACCTGGGGCTGCACCATGAGGAGGGCCTGGGCACGGCGAAGAACGCCTCCATGGCCTTCGACTGCTTCAGCAAGGCCGCTGAAAAGGGGCTGGCCTCGGCCCAGCAGAAGGTGGGCTACTGCTACGCCACCGGCACGGGGACGTCCCAGGACCTGGTGCGCGCCGAATACTGGTGGAAGAAGGCGGCGGCCCAGGGAGACCAGGTGTCCCGCAACAACCTGGAACAGCTGAAGGCCATGAAGGCCGCCAAGGCGCGACGGTGA
- a CDS encoding helix-turn-helix domain-containing protein — MLQVNLPAASPVAKKGQFGIVRAMVTRGPYDSSNASDFDPRSLGDRIKKLRWHRGWTQSDLSQAVNTDQAIISNWERDKAKPSGAALAALAQVFGLSPTALETGEGFHLPDPPVERGKRGGLNLDLPAPGQHPITLVDAPSGQGRGLEFQEALAHLLKATQAGRRVWLVVE, encoded by the coding sequence ATGCTCCAGGTTAACCTTCCCGCGGCATCCCCCGTCGCGAAGAAGGGCCAGTTTGGTATCGTCAGGGCCATGGTCACCCGCGGTCCCTACGATTCCAGCAACGCCTCCGACTTCGACCCCCGGTCCCTGGGCGACCGCATCAAGAAGCTGCGCTGGCACCGCGGCTGGACCCAGAGCGACCTGAGCCAGGCCGTGAACACGGACCAAGCCATCATCTCCAACTGGGAGCGGGACAAGGCCAAGCCCTCGGGCGCCGCGCTGGCGGCCCTGGCCCAGGTGTTCGGGCTTTCCCCCACGGCCCTGGAGACGGGCGAGGGCTTCCACCTTCCCGATCCGCCTGTGGAGCGGGGGAAACGCGGGGGCCTGAACCTGGACCTGCCGGCTCCGGGGCAACACCCCATCACGCTGGTGGATGCTCCCAGCGGACAGGGACGGGGCCTGGAGTTCCAGGAGGCCCTGGCCCACCTGCTCAAGGCCACCCAGGCGGGTCGCCGCGTATGGTTGGTGGTGGAGTAG
- a CDS encoding D-alanine--D-alanine ligase family protein, whose protein sequence is MSEQPSKQLGKQPGGPLSVGLLFGGESPEHEVSIVTARAIAEHLDPARFLVRPMGIARNGVWAVNGDPFARLAAGELPERSDHPFLPLERGAEALALPDLFFNALHGAGGEDGQIQGYLELLHRPYTGAGLLAMAAGMDKWITKRLWESEGLPVVPYVGLTEERWNREQAACLVDCGKLGLPLFVKPANLGSSIGVEKVKRAEDLPGALDRAFTFDRRVLVEQGLDIREIEVAVLGGDEPLVSQPGEVIVADEFYTFEDKYLHGKSRTEIPAQIPEELTDLVRKLAAKAFAASDGYGMARVDFFLERLTGRIFLNELNFIPGFTSISMYPKMMAASGVPYATLLTRLIDLALARHAQTAAKQKGFQSGSTWFQKG, encoded by the coding sequence ATGAGCGAGCAGCCAAGCAAGCAACTGGGCAAGCAACCGGGCGGGCCACTGAGCGTTGGTCTGCTCTTCGGCGGGGAATCCCCCGAGCACGAAGTCTCCATTGTCACGGCGCGGGCCATCGCGGAGCATCTGGATCCCGCACGGTTCTTGGTGCGGCCCATGGGCATTGCGCGGAATGGCGTTTGGGCGGTCAATGGCGACCCCTTCGCCCGGCTGGCTGCGGGCGAACTGCCAGAGCGCAGCGACCATCCCTTCCTTCCGCTGGAAAGGGGCGCTGAAGCGCTGGCCTTGCCGGATCTCTTCTTCAATGCCCTCCATGGCGCCGGCGGTGAGGATGGCCAGATCCAGGGTTACCTGGAACTGCTTCACCGCCCCTACACCGGTGCCGGTCTGCTGGCCATGGCCGCGGGCATGGACAAGTGGATCACCAAGCGGCTGTGGGAATCCGAGGGGTTGCCGGTGGTGCCCTACGTGGGGCTCACCGAGGAACGTTGGAACCGGGAACAAGCCGCATGCCTGGTGGATTGCGGGAAGCTGGGCCTGCCCCTGTTCGTGAAGCCCGCCAACCTGGGCAGCAGCATCGGCGTGGAGAAGGTCAAGCGTGCCGAGGATCTTCCTGGCGCCCTGGACCGGGCTTTCACCTTCGACCGCCGTGTGCTGGTGGAGCAGGGGCTCGACATCCGTGAAATCGAGGTGGCGGTCCTCGGCGGGGATGAACCGCTGGTGTCCCAGCCCGGCGAAGTCATCGTGGCCGACGAGTTCTACACGTTCGAGGACAAATACCTCCACGGCAAAAGCCGTACGGAGATCCCCGCCCAGATCCCCGAAGAACTGACGGACCTGGTTCGCAAGCTGGCGGCGAAGGCCTTCGCCGCCTCGGATGGCTACGGCATGGCGCGGGTGGATTTCTTTTTGGAGCGGCTCACCGGGCGGATCTTTCTCAACGAGCTCAACTTCATTCCCGGCTTCACCAGCATTTCCATGTATCCCAAGATGATGGCCGCCAGCGGCGTGCCCTACGCCACCCTGCTCACCCGTCTCATCGATCTGGCCCTGGCCAGGCATGCCCAGACTGCGGCCAAACAGAAGGGGTTCCAATCCGGCAGTACGTGGTTCCAGAAGGGTTAA
- a CDS encoding S41 family peptidase has protein sequence MHARTWLSVLSLPLVAAFTVPVMQQGNPPKPQPQAGAKAAPQDPLAGLSDIQDVLSLVQQNYVDPPDMEKVVSGGVQAVLERSHPLNAYLTAEDLRLPDPGPAEAGLVVVKRNIYATVVAVTPGGPAAKAGIQPGDVIRKVDGDSVGYLSAWSLERKMHGPEGSSLDLYRYNANGDLTKTTVVRQRLSPGAVAIKQGQGALMASLPDLAPGRAEELKKLLAAADRSQTLLLDLRQCQKGAMEEAAAVAGLLGATGTFATLQEAGKPERQVPVVGQGTPFARLLLLTGRSTLGAPEVLASCLKKGGAKTFGERTPGLGVERSRFPLKQGGAVELVSKRWIGLGGEKLDRQGIIPDQVLRMADSEDALARVMTALAAPPKTAGQASEAGGASKAEPAPKPLH, from the coding sequence ATGCACGCACGCACCTGGCTCTCGGTTCTGTCGCTTCCCCTGGTGGCCGCTTTCACCGTGCCGGTGATGCAGCAGGGCAACCCTCCGAAACCTCAGCCGCAGGCCGGGGCCAAGGCCGCGCCCCAGGATCCCCTGGCGGGACTGTCCGACATCCAAGATGTGCTTTCCCTCGTGCAGCAGAATTACGTCGATCCGCCCGACATGGAGAAGGTGGTGTCAGGTGGTGTGCAGGCCGTGCTGGAGCGGTCCCACCCCCTGAACGCCTACCTGACCGCCGAGGACCTTCGCCTGCCGGACCCTGGGCCAGCCGAGGCCGGCTTGGTGGTGGTCAAGCGAAACATCTACGCCACGGTCGTGGCGGTGACGCCCGGCGGACCCGCCGCAAAAGCCGGCATCCAGCCCGGTGACGTCATCCGCAAGGTGGATGGGGATTCCGTGGGCTACCTCAGCGCCTGGTCCCTGGAGCGCAAGATGCACGGCCCTGAAGGCTCGTCGCTGGACCTCTACCGCTACAACGCCAATGGCGACCTCACCAAAACCACCGTGGTGCGCCAGCGCCTGAGCCCAGGTGCCGTGGCCATCAAGCAGGGGCAGGGCGCCCTCATGGCCTCGCTGCCGGATCTGGCCCCGGGTCGCGCTGAGGAATTGAAGAAGCTGCTGGCGGCGGCTGATCGCTCCCAGACCTTGCTGCTCGACCTGCGTCAGTGCCAGAAGGGCGCCATGGAAGAGGCCGCCGCGGTGGCGGGTCTGCTGGGTGCCACGGGTACCTTCGCCACCCTGCAGGAGGCTGGCAAGCCCGAGCGCCAGGTACCCGTGGTGGGCCAAGGCACGCCCTTCGCCCGTCTGCTGCTTCTCACCGGACGCTCCACCCTCGGGGCCCCGGAAGTCTTGGCTTCCTGCCTCAAGAAGGGCGGCGCCAAGACCTTCGGTGAGCGGACACCCGGCCTCGGCGTGGAACGGTCCCGTTTCCCCCTGAAGCAGGGCGGGGCCGTGGAACTGGTGTCCAAGCGCTGGATCGGCCTGGGCGGTGAGAAGCTGGATCGGCAGGGCATCATCCCGGATCAGGTGCTGCGCATGGCGGACAGCGAGGATGCCCTCGCCAGGGTAATGACGGCCCTGGCCGCGCCGCCCAAGACCGCGGGTCAGGCTTCTGAAGCTGGCGGCGCATCGAAAGCTGAGCCCGCTCCGAAGCCCCTCCACTAA
- a CDS encoding penicillin-binding transpeptidase domain-containing protein, with amino-acid sequence MLLLLSSVVAFGQDWTEAQVARALAPFDYVLLLDRGVSAQRWSHALKASDAFLPCSTFKLPHALIALDTGVITLRENRKRCNAQECHSSHGELDLAEAIRVSCVSYFRQTARAIGPERMAAGLAKLGYPATGTLEPLDGFWLTGGMRITAEQQLRWIRRFYTEALPVKAEHLEAVRAASLRTGAGDWAIQGKTGATGQELGWFVCQASREGSARWMVILLKGKGATGTEAERRLRALLSGEIR; translated from the coding sequence GTGCTCCTGCTCCTCTCTTCGGTCGTGGCCTTCGGACAGGATTGGACCGAGGCCCAGGTGGCCAGGGCCTTGGCGCCCTTCGATTACGTGCTGTTGCTGGATCGCGGCGTCTCTGCCCAGCGCTGGTCCCATGCCCTGAAGGCCTCGGACGCCTTCCTGCCCTGTTCCACCTTCAAGCTGCCCCATGCCCTCATCGCCCTGGACACGGGCGTGATCACCTTGCGGGAGAACCGGAAGCGCTGCAACGCACAGGAATGCCACAGCAGCCATGGGGAACTGGATCTCGCCGAGGCCATTCGCGTGTCCTGTGTGAGCTACTTCCGCCAGACCGCCCGCGCCATCGGGCCGGAGCGAATGGCTGCCGGGCTGGCGAAGCTGGGCTATCCCGCCACAGGAACGCTGGAACCGCTCGATGGCTTCTGGCTCACGGGCGGCATGCGGATCACGGCCGAGCAGCAGCTGCGGTGGATCCGGCGCTTCTACACCGAGGCCCTGCCGGTGAAGGCCGAGCATCTCGAGGCGGTCCGCGCGGCCTCCCTGCGCACCGGGGCCGGCGATTGGGCGATCCAAGGCAAGACCGGCGCCACCGGGCAGGAGCTCGGTTGGTTTGTCTGCCAGGCCTCGCGGGAAGGGTCTGCTCGTTGGATGGTGATCCTCTTGAAAGGGAAGGGGGCCACCGGCACCGAAGCCGAGCGGCGTCTCAGGGCTCTCCTCAGCGGTGAAATCCGGTAG
- a CDS encoding ATP-binding protein, with amino-acid sequence MMLRALALLCLLSMPPLKAQAAGVFPVRRYGTEQGLGSEVVSSMVQDHEGQLWVGTEGGLSTFDGRQFLPYSGALAPGFILNLSVDLDGAVWVSTDGGLTRISHGRSRIFTEADGIPQGAVQEVARDAEGHLWALTSQGIRVEHAPKGFTVPTPWPGQELPAHLFADPSLSGAWAITSRTIWHWQENHWEPLASPQFAPGEILLDIAVDGDRDLWVRTSSSLWRLPGGEGSGWIGRRMAGGYSHISRLSRDRQGWVWVDAAEGLSRVRGDRREPFGHAQDDARGGIVDQEGGFWLRTDKGVLRILGQTRWRSYGPQDGLPLDTTWQMLRDHQNRLWVAMDAGLWMLDGARFQRVLPGRFLTLALAEDGTLWATGSPGGTVHTVDTKTLATKALRIEPLPVARISAGVAVDADGLPWVVNEQGHPVRGMRDGRNWMWTPMPTPGAALRGVRSLMALPGGGILMLHDQSASFWHSGAWHPVPDLLPDLPWVAAVDATGKLVIAYKNRSALTVHRLKNGTITRTATLALTDAGTNLVFYGVALEQSRIWLGTARGLGYLDGDDPSTFRMLGTEDRIISPECDENAILVEPGRVWLGTPAGLVSHDPMPLPRHPDLRAPLLLSARSGGRLLDLLEPVPELAREFNELEVRFMVPNYQVKDTISYAAKLSGVDSDWVRLETPHLRYAGIPAGPHVLELRALTRQGDPGPVTRFEFRVRPAWWERWWVRTLGILGLMGLVGLAVKLRQASLERRNRELMEEVARQTSAPLAASRAKSAFLANMSHELRTPLNAILLYSELLQEDTKDPALAGLRKDAVKIQGAGRHLLSLIDDILDMSKIEAGHMRMDLRDFELGPFFEDLDATVRPLVEKNRNQFDIEAQDAPGHFHSDPTRLRQILVNLLSNSAKFTTNGHVQVRAWSEDGHLLASVQDDGIGMSSEQQAVVFDEFVQADENTTRKFGGTGLGLTLVKKFTDLLGGTIALESSPGVGTTFTLRIPPTPPQVRAAPEQDSANSAAH; translated from the coding sequence ATGATGTTGCGCGCCCTGGCCCTTCTTTGCCTTCTGTCCATGCCTCCCCTGAAGGCCCAGGCGGCAGGGGTGTTTCCCGTCCGGCGCTATGGCACGGAGCAGGGGCTCGGCAGCGAGGTGGTCTCCTCCATGGTCCAGGATCATGAGGGGCAGCTTTGGGTGGGTACCGAGGGCGGACTATCCACCTTCGATGGTCGCCAATTCTTGCCCTACTCTGGGGCCTTGGCGCCGGGCTTCATCCTGAACCTGTCCGTGGATCTGGATGGCGCCGTCTGGGTGTCGACAGACGGCGGCCTCACCCGCATCAGCCACGGCCGCTCACGGATCTTCACGGAAGCCGACGGCATTCCCCAGGGGGCCGTACAGGAGGTGGCCCGGGACGCCGAAGGGCACCTCTGGGCCCTCACCTCCCAGGGCATCCGGGTGGAGCATGCCCCCAAGGGCTTCACCGTTCCCACGCCCTGGCCTGGCCAGGAACTGCCGGCGCACCTGTTCGCGGACCCCTCCTTGTCCGGAGCCTGGGCCATCACGTCCCGCACCATCTGGCATTGGCAGGAGAACCACTGGGAGCCCCTGGCATCCCCTCAATTCGCACCGGGCGAAATCCTGCTCGACATCGCTGTGGATGGCGACCGCGATCTCTGGGTGCGAACCAGCAGCTCCCTCTGGCGGCTTCCCGGCGGCGAAGGTTCGGGCTGGATCGGGCGGCGCATGGCAGGCGGCTACAGCCACATCTCCAGGCTGAGCCGGGATCGGCAGGGCTGGGTCTGGGTGGATGCCGCCGAAGGCCTCTCCCGGGTGAGGGGGGACCGCCGCGAACCCTTTGGCCACGCCCAGGATGATGCCCGGGGGGGCATCGTCGATCAGGAGGGCGGCTTCTGGCTGCGCACCGACAAGGGCGTGCTGCGGATCCTGGGCCAGACCCGCTGGCGCTCCTATGGCCCCCAGGACGGCCTGCCCCTCGATACCACTTGGCAGATGCTCCGCGATCACCAGAACCGCCTCTGGGTGGCCATGGACGCAGGGCTCTGGATGCTGGATGGGGCCCGGTTCCAACGGGTGCTGCCGGGCCGCTTCCTGACCTTGGCCCTGGCCGAAGATGGCACCCTTTGGGCCACAGGCAGTCCCGGGGGAACCGTTCATACGGTGGACACGAAGACCCTGGCAACCAAGGCGCTTCGCATCGAGCCTCTGCCCGTGGCGCGCATCAGCGCGGGCGTGGCCGTGGATGCCGACGGGCTGCCCTGGGTGGTCAACGAGCAGGGGCATCCAGTTCGTGGCATGCGCGATGGCCGAAACTGGATGTGGACACCCATGCCCACGCCCGGTGCGGCACTTCGCGGGGTGCGCAGTCTGATGGCCTTGCCAGGCGGCGGCATCCTCATGCTCCATGATCAATCCGCGTCCTTCTGGCACAGCGGGGCTTGGCATCCGGTACCCGACCTGTTGCCGGATCTCCCCTGGGTGGCCGCGGTGGATGCAACGGGCAAGCTCGTCATCGCCTACAAGAACCGCAGCGCCCTGACAGTGCATCGGCTGAAAAACGGCACCATCACCCGCACCGCGACCCTGGCGCTCACCGATGCCGGGACCAACCTCGTCTTTTATGGCGTGGCCCTGGAGCAAAGTCGCATCTGGCTGGGCACCGCCCGGGGCCTCGGGTACCTGGATGGGGATGACCCCAGCACCTTCCGCATGCTGGGCACCGAGGACCGCATCATCAGCCCTGAGTGCGACGAGAACGCCATTCTGGTGGAACCGGGCCGAGTCTGGCTCGGCACCCCCGCGGGCCTCGTGAGCCATGATCCCATGCCCCTGCCCCGCCACCCCGACCTGCGCGCCCCCCTGCTGCTCTCGGCGCGCAGCGGCGGCCGACTGTTGGATTTGCTGGAGCCGGTGCCTGAACTGGCCCGCGAGTTCAACGAGCTGGAAGTGCGCTTCATGGTTCCCAACTACCAGGTCAAAGACACCATCTCTTACGCGGCGAAACTGTCCGGGGTGGACTCAGATTGGGTGCGACTCGAGACACCCCATCTGCGCTACGCAGGCATTCCGGCGGGACCGCATGTGTTGGAGCTTCGTGCCCTCACCCGGCAGGGCGATCCGGGCCCGGTGACGCGATTCGAGTTCAGAGTGCGTCCCGCCTGGTGGGAGCGGTGGTGGGTCCGTACCCTGGGAATCCTAGGCCTCATGGGCCTCGTGGGCTTGGCTGTGAAGCTTCGCCAGGCCAGCCTCGAGCGGCGCAACCGCGAGCTGATGGAGGAAGTGGCGCGACAAACCTCTGCGCCTCTGGCCGCGTCCCGAGCCAAGAGCGCCTTCCTGGCGAACATGAGCCACGAACTGCGGACTCCCCTCAACGCGATTCTTCTCTACTCAGAGCTTCTCCAGGAGGACACGAAAGATCCTGCCTTGGCGGGTCTCCGGAAAGACGCGGTGAAGATCCAGGGCGCCGGGAGGCACCTCCTCAGCCTCATCGACGACATCCTCGACATGTCGAAAATCGAAGCAGGCCATATGCGCATGGACCTCCGCGATTTCGAGCTGGGGCCGTTCTTCGAGGATCTCGACGCCACCGTGCGGCCCCTGGTTGAGAAGAATCGAAATCAGTTCGACATCGAGGCCCAAGATGCACCCGGGCACTTCCACTCCGATCCCACCCGCCTGCGCCAGATCCTCGTCAACCTGCTCAGCAATTCGGCCAAGTTCACGACGAACGGACACGTCCAGGTCAGGGCCTGGTCCGAGGATGGACACCTTCTGGCCAGCGTTCAGGATGATGGCATCGGCATGAGCTCCGAACAGCAGGCCGTGGTCTTCGACGAGTTCGTGCAGGCCGACGAGAACACCACGCGGAAGTTCGGCGGCACCGGCCTGGGCCTCACCCTCGTCAAGAAGTTCACCGATCTGCTGGGCGGCACCATCGCCCTGGAGTCTTCACCAGGCGTGGGCACCACCTTCACCCTGAGGATCCCTCCCACGCCACCTCAGGTCCGTGCGGCTCCGGAGCAGGACAGCGCGAACTCGGCCGCCCACTGA
- a CDS encoding divergent polysaccharide deacetylase family protein, whose product MAAGKRKGASTLALVGWALLMLGLGLGVGVVLGQQGCNRREAPAKRDTAPRPESKKPEKKQPESKPKPSPEATKASPDAPRVPSQEPEHPLPRFALVIDDLGYMQPEVVTRLCSLSIPFSVAVLPYQEHTRESADIAHRLGKEVMLHLPMEPVGYPGPGRDPGPYAILYNLQETEIRRRVRMALDEIPHRVGVNNHMGSRITPDRTRMGWVLQEIKAWKCFFVDSRTEKDSVAYDVAEQMGVPAVQRKVFLDDDKAFPEMEKQWDRALKLAAKEGSVLVIGHIYPETVEALEKLVPRTKGQVRFVTAGQLVK is encoded by the coding sequence ATGGCTGCTGGCAAGCGGAAAGGCGCTTCCACCCTGGCCTTGGTGGGCTGGGCCCTGCTCATGCTGGGGCTGGGGCTGGGCGTGGGTGTGGTGCTGGGCCAGCAAGGCTGCAACCGGCGGGAGGCCCCCGCCAAGCGAGACACAGCGCCCCGACCTGAATCGAAAAAGCCGGAGAAAAAGCAGCCGGAGTCCAAGCCGAAACCCAGTCCCGAAGCGACGAAAGCCAGCCCTGATGCGCCCCGGGTGCCGAGCCAGGAGCCGGAGCACCCGCTGCCCCGCTTCGCCCTCGTCATCGACGATCTGGGCTACATGCAGCCGGAAGTGGTGACCCGTCTCTGCAGCCTATCCATTCCCTTCAGCGTGGCGGTGCTGCCCTACCAGGAACACACTCGGGAGAGCGCTGACATCGCCCACCGGCTGGGCAAGGAAGTGATGCTGCATCTGCCCATGGAGCCCGTGGGGTATCCCGGGCCGGGCCGGGATCCTGGGCCCTACGCGATCCTCTACAACCTTCAGGAAACCGAGATCCGCCGCCGTGTGCGCATGGCGCTGGATGAGATTCCCCATCGCGTCGGTGTGAACAACCACATGGGCAGCCGCATCACGCCGGACCGAACCCGCATGGGGTGGGTGCTGCAGGAGATCAAGGCGTGGAAATGCTTCTTCGTGGATAGCCGCACCGAGAAGGACAGCGTGGCCTACGACGTGGCCGAACAGATGGGCGTTCCGGCCGTGCAGCGGAAGGTCTTCCTGGATGACGACAAGGCCTTCCCCGAAATGGAGAAGCAGTGGGACCGGGCGCTGAAGTTGGCGGCGAAGGAGGGCTCGGTGCTGGTCATCGGCCACATCTACCCGGAAACCGTGGAGGCCCTGGAGAAGCTGGTGCCCCGCACCAAGGGGCAGGTGCGTTTCGTGACGGCGGGGCAGCTGGTCAAGTGA
- a CDS encoding tetratricopeptide repeat protein: protein MRRLLLLSLAAALPVGAQVRQTYYSHLGERGSKIYYEQRLSAERQRERANQQQALEDARSRHGLSGASAASDPTAPLGLLAGTLSSLAQRFQARAPEPQLTVEQKLAKVRAKAEQGDLEAQTALAWVYANGYRDKNGFQVPKDETQARHWVRRAAEGGDPASQIDLGIQLLFAEDGAGDAVAGAGWIQKAAARGHADAQYLLSILLEAGKGLPKDPIKAAALLRSAAERGSAGAQEALGEHFYFGEGMPRDDRQAQAWFTQAANQGLALAQYNLGAMHLKERGGVEGWEAFKVAMGWFQKAARQGQVDAQYSLGFMHASGVGTEPDLNEAEFWYTQAAEQGDAPSRKALQDIVRLRNR, encoded by the coding sequence GTGAGGCGGCTGCTCCTGCTGAGCCTGGCGGCGGCGCTGCCCGTGGGCGCCCAGGTGCGCCAGACCTACTACAGCCACCTGGGCGAGCGCGGCTCCAAGATCTACTACGAGCAGCGACTCTCCGCCGAGCGGCAGCGCGAACGGGCCAACCAGCAGCAGGCCCTGGAGGATGCCCGGAGCCGGCATGGCCTCTCCGGGGCTTCGGCCGCGTCGGATCCCACCGCGCCCCTGGGCCTGCTGGCGGGCACCTTGAGTTCCCTGGCCCAGCGCTTCCAGGCCCGGGCGCCGGAACCCCAGCTCACGGTGGAGCAGAAGCTGGCGAAGGTCCGCGCCAAGGCGGAACAGGGCGACCTGGAAGCCCAGACGGCCCTGGCCTGGGTGTATGCGAATGGCTACCGCGACAAGAACGGCTTCCAGGTTCCCAAAGACGAAACCCAGGCCCGGCATTGGGTGCGCCGGGCCGCAGAGGGGGGCGATCCCGCCAGCCAGATCGACCTGGGCATCCAACTGCTGTTCGCCGAGGATGGGGCGGGAGATGCGGTGGCCGGCGCCGGCTGGATCCAGAAGGCCGCGGCGCGCGGTCACGCCGATGCCCAGTACCTGCTGAGCATCCTGCTGGAGGCGGGCAAGGGCCTGCCCAAGGATCCCATCAAGGCCGCGGCCCTGCTGCGGTCCGCCGCGGAACGGGGCAGCGCGGGGGCCCAGGAGGCGCTGGGAGAGCACTTCTATTTCGGGGAGGGCATGCCTCGCGACGACCGCCAGGCCCAAGCCTGGTTCACACAGGCCGCGAATCAGGGCCTGGCCCTGGCCCAGTACAACCTCGGGGCCATGCACCTCAAGGAGCGGGGCGGGGTGGAGGGCTGGGAGGCCTTCAAAGTGGCGATGGGCTGGTTCCAGAAGGCCGCGCGCCAGGGGCAGGTGGATGCCCAGTATTCGCTGGGCTTCATGCATGCGAGTGGGGTGGGCACGGAGCCGGATCTGAACGAAGCCGAGTTCTGGTACACCCAGGCCGCGGAGCAGGGCGATGCCCCCAGCCGCAAGGCGCTGCAGGACATCGTGAGGCTCCGAAACCGCTGA
- the coaD gene encoding pantetheine-phosphate adenylyltransferase, with protein sequence MRTAIYPGSFDPVTLGHWDIIQRAEKLVDKLVVAVLYNPSKSPAFSVEERVAMLRELVGDRPNIVITSFHGLLVDFAKSQGAQFIVRGVRAFSDFEYEFQMALMNRKLAPELETVFLMPKEKYSAVSSRLVREIGSMGGNLADLVPDTLRERIAGRLQKP encoded by the coding sequence GTGCGGACGGCCATTTATCCAGGCTCCTTTGATCCCGTGACCCTCGGCCACTGGGACATCATCCAACGGGCGGAAAAGCTCGTGGACAAGCTGGTGGTGGCGGTCCTCTACAACCCCTCGAAAAGCCCGGCCTTCAGTGTCGAGGAAAGGGTGGCCATGCTGCGGGAACTCGTGGGGGACCGGCCCAACATCGTCATCACCAGCTTCCACGGCCTGCTGGTGGACTTCGCGAAGTCCCAAGGTGCCCAGTTCATTGTGCGAGGCGTGCGCGCCTTCAGCGATTTCGAGTACGAATTCCAGATGGCCCTCATGAACCGCAAGCTGGCGCCGGAACTGGAAACGGTCTTCCTCATGCCCAAAGAGAAATACAGCGCCGTAAGCAGCCGCCTGGTGAGGGAAATCGGCAGCATGGGCGGCAACCTGGCCGACCTGGTGCCTGATACCCTCCGGGAACGCATCGCGGGAAGGCTTCAGAAACCCTGA